The following proteins come from a genomic window of Nitrosopumilaceae archaeon AB1(1):
- a CDS encoding V-type ATP synthase subunit B produces the protein MLTSGGVEYSKIAEIKGPLVIVDDVQNASFDELVEIQTSDGERRLGKVLEIGHGKAIVQVFEGTTGLSISGTSAKFVGSVMKMPVSRELLGRVFDGLGRAKDDLPDPVADQFVDINGEPMNPQQREYPKDFIQTGISVIDGMITLVRGQKLPIFSGSGMSHNILAAQIARQATVVGTDEFAVVFAAIGVQFSEAEYFKKSLEESGALKRSVLFLNLADDPAIERIITPRVALTAAEYLAFELGMHVLVILTDMTNYAEALREISAAREEVPGRKGYPGYLYTDLSTIYERAGRLVGKKGSVTQVPILSMPSDDITHPIPNLTGYITEGQIVLGRDLFRQGVYPPVNILMSLSRLMKDGIGEGSTREDHQEVSNQNYDAYSRAQEVRALAGIVGKAGLTDVDLKYMDVGDVFEKQFLTQAVDENRSIDETLALSWKVVSNLPKNELTKIKDKYIDKYFGE, from the coding sequence ATCTTGACATCAGGTGGAGTAGAGTATAGCAAGATAGCTGAGATCAAAGGCCCACTTGTAATTGTTGATGATGTACAAAATGCCTCATTCGACGAATTGGTAGAGATTCAGACTAGTGATGGTGAACGCAGACTAGGTAAAGTACTTGAGATTGGGCATGGCAAGGCTATAGTTCAGGTCTTTGAGGGAACAACTGGTCTATCTATCTCTGGGACTAGTGCAAAATTTGTTGGCAGTGTCATGAAGATGCCTGTATCACGTGAATTACTAGGTCGTGTATTCGATGGTCTTGGCAGAGCAAAAGATGATTTACCTGATCCAGTTGCAGATCAATTTGTCGATATTAATGGTGAACCGATGAATCCACAACAACGTGAATATCCCAAGGACTTTATCCAAACCGGTATATCTGTAATTGATGGTATGATTACCCTAGTGCGTGGTCAAAAACTTCCAATCTTTTCTGGCTCTGGAATGTCTCATAATATACTTGCTGCTCAAATTGCACGACAAGCTACAGTAGTAGGTACTGATGAATTTGCAGTCGTATTTGCAGCCATTGGTGTGCAGTTTAGTGAGGCAGAGTATTTCAAAAAGAGTCTTGAAGAGTCTGGTGCTCTGAAGAGAAGTGTACTATTTTTGAATCTAGCAGATGATCCAGCTATTGAGAGAATCATTACACCACGTGTTGCCTTGACAGCAGCTGAATATTTAGCATTTGAGTTGGGAATGCATGTACTAGTAATTCTAACAGATATGACAAACTATGCAGAAGCATTGCGTGAAATTAGTGCTGCACGAGAAGAGGTACCTGGAAGAAAGGGGTATCCTGGATATCTCTATACTGATCTCTCTACAATTTATGAACGTGCAGGAAGACTAGTAGGGAAAAAAGGAAGCGTTACCCAAGTCCCTATACTCTCAATGCCATCTGATGATATCACTCACCCAATTCCAAATCTTACCGGTTACATCACTGAAGGGCAGATTGTGCTTGGCCGTGATCTGTTTAGACAGGGGGTATATCCACCTGTTAACATATTGATGAGTCTGAGCAGACTAATGAAAGACGGTATTGGCGAGGGTAGTACACGAGAGGATCATCAGGAAGTATCCAATCAAAATTATGATGCCTATTCACGAGCACAAGAAGTACGAGCACTTGCAGGAATCGTAGGCAAAGCCGGTCTTACTGACGTTGATCTAAAGTATATGGATGTAGGAGATGTATTTGAGAAGCAATTTCTAACACAAGCAGTAGATGAGAATCGTTCAATCGACGAGACTTTGGCATTATCTTGGAAAGTAGTATCTAACCTGCCAAAAAATGAGCTTACTAAAATTAAAGACAAGTACATTGACAAATACTTTGGTGAATAA
- a CDS encoding V-type ATP synthase subunit A: protein MVAKGRIVWVSGPAVKADGMSDAKMYETVSVGDAKLIGEVIKLTGDVAFIQVYESTSGLKPGEPVIGTGNPLSVLLGPGIVGQIYDGIQRPLKELASKSGSFIGRGITTSPVDMTKTYHFIPTSSVGADVNPGDIIGTVQETELIEHKIMIPPDHMGGKITNIVPEGDYNLETEIATCEKDGNNSIVKMYHKWPVRKPRPYGVRYDPVVPLITGQRVIDTFFPLAKGGTGSIPGAFGTGKTVTLHQIAKWANSQLVVYIGCGERGNEMTEVLVEFPELKDPRTGKPLMDRTVLVANTSNMPVAAREASIYTGVTIAEYYRDMGYDVVLVADSTSRWAEALREMSGRLEEMPAEEGYPSYLASRLAEFYERAGRIRAVGSPQRDGSVSLVGAVSPSGGDFTEPVTTHTMRFIKTFWALDAKLAYSRHYPSINWMNSYSGYLADVAKWWGENVSEDWLSVRSELYNILQREDTLKEIVRLLGPEALPDEEKLILEVARMIKIGILQQNSFDEVDTYCSPQKQYKLMKLMLEFYKSGLQSLKTGTSLGDIRAMSVISSLLKARMSIKDDEVSKLDELQQTMTQQFKQAAEAKTS, encoded by the coding sequence ATGGTAGCAAAAGGTAGAATTGTGTGGGTAAGTGGACCGGCAGTCAAAGCTGATGGTATGTCTGATGCAAAGATGTATGAAACTGTCTCTGTGGGCGACGCAAAATTAATCGGCGAGGTAATCAAACTAACTGGTGATGTTGCATTTATTCAAGTGTACGAATCTACTAGTGGTCTGAAACCCGGAGAGCCAGTAATAGGAACAGGCAATCCACTCAGCGTACTTTTAGGACCTGGAATTGTAGGACAAATTTATGATGGAATTCAACGACCGCTAAAGGAACTAGCATCAAAATCTGGCTCTTTCATAGGTCGAGGAATCACAACCTCTCCAGTAGACATGACCAAGACATATCATTTCATTCCAACATCAAGTGTTGGTGCAGATGTGAATCCTGGAGATATTATTGGAACAGTACAAGAGACTGAACTTATTGAACACAAAATTATGATACCACCTGATCATATGGGTGGTAAGATTACAAATATTGTACCTGAAGGAGATTACAATCTAGAAACAGAAATTGCCACATGTGAAAAAGATGGAAATAATTCAATAGTAAAGATGTATCATAAATGGCCAGTACGAAAACCACGTCCATATGGTGTTCGTTATGATCCAGTCGTTCCACTAATTACTGGTCAGCGTGTCATTGATACATTTTTCCCACTTGCCAAAGGAGGAACCGGTTCTATTCCAGGAGCATTTGGTACTGGAAAAACTGTAACATTACATCAAATTGCAAAATGGGCAAATTCTCAACTTGTCGTGTATATTGGATGTGGTGAACGTGGAAACGAGATGACAGAAGTGTTGGTAGAATTTCCAGAACTTAAAGATCCAAGAACAGGTAAACCTCTTATGGATAGAACTGTCTTGGTTGCAAATACTAGTAACATGCCCGTAGCTGCGCGTGAGGCTAGCATCTACACTGGTGTCACTATTGCTGAATATTATCGTGATATGGGTTATGATGTTGTACTAGTTGCTGATTCTACAAGTCGTTGGGCAGAGGCCTTGCGTGAAATGAGTGGAAGACTCGAGGAGATGCCAGCTGAGGAAGGTTATCCATCATATCTTGCATCAAGATTAGCAGAATTTTATGAACGAGCTGGACGTATTCGGGCAGTTGGCAGTCCTCAGCGTGATGGCTCTGTTAGTCTTGTAGGAGCTGTATCCCCATCAGGCGGAGACTTTACTGAACCGGTCACTACTCATACCATGAGATTCATCAAAACATTTTGGGCCCTTGATGCCAAACTTGCATACTCTAGACACTATCCTTCAATAAATTGGATGAATAGTTATTCAGGGTATTTAGCAGATGTAGCAAAATGGTGGGGCGAAAACGTAAGTGAAGACTGGCTCTCTGTTCGTTCAGAATTGTATAACATTCTACAACGTGAAGATACATTAAAAGAGATTGTTAGACTATTAGGTCCAGAAGCACTTCCAGATGAAGAAAAACTGATCCTAGAGGTTGCAAGAATGATAAAAATTGGTATACTACAACAAAACTCATTTGACGAGGTAGATACATACTGTAGTCCACAGAAACAGTATAAACTAATGAAATTAATGTTAGAATTTTACAAGAGTGGTCTTCAATCTCTAAAGACTGGTACCTCTCTTGGTGATATTCGTGCAATGTCTGTAATATCTTCATTGTTAAAGGCTAGAATGAGTATCAAAGATGATGAAGTATCTAAACTAGATGAATTACAACAAACCATGACACAACAATTCAAACAAGCAGCGGAGGCAAAAACATCTTGA
- a CDS encoding V-type ATP synthase subunit E family protein, which translates to MAINEKLEQSIDKVIRTYNTKLVSELQSTLDETQRNLDDSVVTLEQEYDKIISDGNKEADKLKRQLVGSSDLKIRNQQLLLIHESITKVFDEVVSKIKTMPHDSSYESLLVALIKESITMLGTENIIISTNEKDKTLVAKILSNMSGPEMSSDSIVCMGGIRAKSKDDTMIFDNTIDARLKHMNPLIRKNITEKFRLE; encoded by the coding sequence ATGGCTATCAATGAAAAACTAGAACAGAGTATAGACAAGGTAATTCGTACCTACAACACCAAGCTTGTGTCCGAACTACAGTCTACTTTGGACGAAACACAACGAAATTTGGATGACTCTGTCGTCACGCTTGAACAAGAATATGATAAAATTATATCTGATGGAAATAAAGAGGCAGACAAATTGAAGCGCCAACTAGTTGGAAGCTCTGATCTTAAAATCCGTAATCAACAACTTTTACTAATACACGAATCAATAACCAAAGTATTTGATGAGGTTGTATCTAAAATTAAGACTATGCCACACGACTCATCTTATGAATCTCTACTTGTTGCATTAATTAAAGAATCTATTACCATGTTGGGAACTGAAAATATTATAATATCTACCAACGAGAAAGATAAAACCTTGGTTGCTAAAATTTTATCTAACATGTCTGGACCGGAGATGTCTTCAGATAGTATAGTTTGCATGGGAGGTATCCGTGCAAAATCAAAAGATGATACTATGATATTTGATAATACAATTGATGCTAGATTAAAACACATGAATCCTTTAATTAGGAAGAATATTACGGAAAAATTCAGGTTGGAGTAG
- a CDS encoding V-type ATPase 116kDa subunit family protein has product MVSITVTVGELKIGTIITARMDVARVISRLAEFKWFHKIDTNNETITPSIDDLLLRAQQLHQSAEQVIKGLDIPLRVGILEIMFKGVAIKPRDYELKDIENMLDDLHNKLPLIQDVQKKLDKLNKIRQSLGEHTTIQAGLQAVKLLDVNIDQTSMSHFYTDMFIINTKDYSEIENSLQDVVMYRYDLNNKEKSAVVIISDINESERIIKVLKNFNTNSFSIPQDMPQIPSEAYKICETKIKELSTQQKTLTKEIASLGKKVRGDLLRFHEISSVVKDVLETLRKPGGTKNFAVIQGYIPENMENEFKRITDEWVSITEEITNPEELSKRPTLFQNTRFVKTFEVITKSQGLPKRGEPDPTSMIALVWPIFYGIMFADLGHGLLLMGMGLLFKFKGQGTLSTWGMLIAISGAAAAISGVGAGEVFGFHIDHIQPFENLLHEGGPLHSVSWLVGAISVSELNFEQVVNILKVSLFLGIIHLLAAMGLRIRGMMKRGDKLAVLVEGIPSITLYISIVAIMMCAIGSSYDVISMYSQSHQENVPWVTIFLGDWAKVWIITRIAVIGAIGSIVVLIVGGILHAKKHNSAVNPASIVMETLLGKTTEALAHTISYARIGIMLLVHAALLLTVNNAFKSLGGAESIGAVVLIVGGNIGIMMIEGLIVYIQTLRLHLYEYFTKWYEGGATPFNEITPETVYTKLMWKSR; this is encoded by the coding sequence ATGGTTTCAATTACAGTGACCGTCGGAGAATTAAAGATTGGAACGATCATAACAGCCAGAATGGATGTTGCACGTGTAATTTCACGTCTAGCAGAATTCAAGTGGTTTCACAAGATTGATACGAATAATGAGACTATAACACCGAGTATTGATGATTTACTATTACGAGCACAACAACTACATCAATCAGCTGAGCAAGTAATAAAAGGTCTTGACATACCACTGCGAGTTGGAATTTTAGAGATTATGTTCAAGGGAGTAGCAATTAAACCAAGAGATTATGAGTTGAAGGATATTGAAAATATGTTGGATGATCTACACAATAAACTACCTCTTATTCAAGATGTACAGAAAAAATTGGATAAATTAAATAAGATTAGACAGTCATTGGGAGAGCATACAACGATACAGGCCGGACTGCAAGCTGTAAAATTACTTGATGTAAATATAGATCAAACTAGTATGAGTCATTTTTATACAGATATGTTTATAATAAATACAAAAGATTATTCTGAGATTGAAAATTCTCTACAAGATGTTGTAATGTATAGATATGATTTGAATAATAAAGAAAAGAGCGCAGTTGTTATAATATCAGACATTAATGAATCAGAGAGAATAATTAAAGTATTGAAAAATTTTAATACAAATTCATTTTCAATTCCTCAAGATATGCCACAAATTCCTAGTGAGGCATACAAAATTTGTGAAACAAAAATAAAAGAATTATCAACTCAACAAAAAACACTAACAAAAGAGATTGCCTCTTTGGGTAAGAAAGTAAGAGGGGATTTGTTGAGATTTCATGAAATATCTAGTGTGGTAAAAGATGTTCTTGAGACTCTTCGAAAGCCTGGAGGAACAAAAAACTTTGCTGTGATTCAAGGATACATTCCAGAGAATATGGAGAATGAATTCAAGAGAATTACAGATGAATGGGTATCAATAACTGAGGAGATTACTAATCCTGAAGAATTGAGTAAGCGCCCAACTCTATTTCAAAATACAAGATTTGTAAAGACATTTGAGGTAATAACAAAGAGTCAGGGGCTACCAAAACGCGGTGAACCAGACCCAACATCCATGATTGCACTTGTCTGGCCAATATTTTATGGAATCATGTTTGCAGATCTAGGTCACGGGTTATTATTAATGGGTATGGGATTATTGTTCAAATTTAAGGGTCAGGGAACATTATCCACATGGGGAATGTTAATTGCAATATCCGGAGCCGCAGCTGCAATATCAGGAGTAGGGGCCGGAGAGGTATTTGGTTTTCATATAGATCATATACAACCATTTGAAAATTTGTTACATGAAGGGGGACCGTTGCATTCTGTATCATGGCTTGTTGGTGCAATTAGTGTTTCAGAATTAAACTTTGAACAAGTGGTTAACATACTAAAGGTTTCACTATTCCTTGGAATAATTCATCTACTAGCTGCAATGGGATTACGCATACGTGGTATGATGAAGAGAGGAGATAAACTAGCTGTATTGGTAGAGGGAATTCCAAGTATTACGTTATACATATCCATTGTAGCAATTATGATGTGTGCGATTGGTTCTAGTTATGATGTGATAAGTATGTATTCACAGAGCCATCAAGAAAATGTTCCGTGGGTTACTATATTTCTAGGAGACTGGGCAAAGGTTTGGATAATTACCAGAATAGCTGTGATTGGGGCAATAGGATCTATTGTAGTTTTGATAGTTGGCGGAATATTACATGCAAAAAAGCACAATTCAGCAGTAAATCCGGCAAGTATTGTAATGGAGACACTACTTGGCAAGACTACTGAAGCCCTTGCACATACAATTAGTTATGCTCGAATTGGAATCATGTTACTAGTGCACGCCGCATTACTTCTTACTGTTAATAATGCATTCAAGTCTCTAGGTGGAGCAGAATCTATTGGAGCTGTAGTATTAATTGTTGGTGGAAACATTGGAATAATGATGATCGAGGGATTAATCGTGTATATTCAAACTTTAAGGCTTCACCTCTATGAATACTTTACAAAATGGTATGAAGGTGGTGCTACACCATTCAATGAGATTACACCAGAAACAGTTTATACCAAATTAATGTGGAAATCTAGATAG
- a CDS encoding rhodanese-like domain-containing protein: MLEHPIHLTDSLNKSDLLIIDTRSSKEYAKGHIPNSVNLNLFAHHWIDTTPQGIESFNRQLVRLFSFTGLSGKRVIFYDNVSGMLASRGLWLAQYMSHDNSALLDGGLQHWISLGLPLETKFNHSQPVHFKGKPNDSILTGYKYILDNLDKLFLIDARDKQEYDGIIRRASNRGHIPNAINVDWTENLKLDGTLQDNDFINNLYDTSKNTEIVTYCHGAYRAANTFVTLKKAGYKNVKVYLGSWGEWGNIPHLPVSI; this comes from the coding sequence ATGCTTGAACATCCAATACATCTAACTGATTCTCTAAACAAATCAGATCTATTAATCATAGATACACGTTCCTCAAAAGAGTACGCCAAGGGTCACATACCAAACTCTGTAAATCTAAATCTATTTGCGCATCACTGGATAGATACCACTCCTCAGGGAATAGAGTCATTTAACAGACAACTAGTAAGACTATTCTCCTTTACAGGTTTATCTGGAAAGAGAGTGATATTCTATGATAATGTATCTGGAATGCTAGCATCTCGTGGTCTATGGCTTGCGCAATACATGTCGCATGATAACTCTGCACTACTAGATGGTGGCCTGCAACATTGGATATCATTGGGACTTCCATTAGAGACTAAATTTAATCACTCACAACCTGTACATTTCAAAGGAAAACCAAATGATTCCATCTTAACTGGATACAAGTATATCTTGGATAACTTGGATAAACTATTTCTCATAGATGCTAGAGACAAACAAGAGTATGATGGTATTATTCGAAGAGCGTCTAATCGAGGTCACATACCAAATGCAATAAACGTAGATTGGACAGAAAATCTAAAACTTGATGGAACACTACAAGATAATGATTTCATTAATAATCTCTACGACACTTCAAAGAATACAGAAATTGTAACTTATTGTCATGGGGCATATCGTGCGGCAAATACTTTTGTTACGCTAAAGAAAGCCGGTTATAAAAATGTCAAAGTATATCTTGGTTCTTGGGGAGAGTGGGGAAACATTCCACATCTTCCTGTGTCTATCTAG